In one window of Halorubrum sp. BV1 DNA:
- a CDS encoding acyl-CoA thioesterase, whose product MDETGTDPGTATLAESYTEMTEILLPNDTNNLGRALGGAVLHWMDICGGIAGMRFSSREVVTASMDHVDFIGPIEMGEVAVIEGYVFNTGRTSLDVKVDVHAEDPLKGEERPTTSSFFTFVALGDDGSPTRVPDVTAPTPEEQALRDDAIEGRREQLRAVTERYNL is encoded by the coding sequence ATGGACGAGACGGGAACGGACCCCGGAACCGCGACGCTCGCCGAGTCGTACACCGAGATGACGGAGATACTGTTGCCGAACGACACCAACAACCTCGGGCGCGCGCTCGGCGGCGCGGTCCTCCACTGGATGGACATCTGCGGCGGGATAGCGGGGATGCGCTTTTCGAGCCGAGAGGTCGTCACCGCCTCGATGGACCACGTTGACTTCATCGGCCCGATCGAGATGGGGGAGGTCGCCGTAATCGAGGGGTACGTGTTCAACACCGGCCGGACCAGTCTCGACGTGAAAGTCGACGTACACGCCGAAGACCCGCTCAAGGGCGAGGAGCGCCCCACAACGTCCTCGTTTTTTACCTTCGTCGCGCTCGGTGACGACGGGAGTCCGACGCGCGTGCCAGACGTGACCGCGCCGACGCCAGAAGAGCAGGCGCTGCGCGACGACGCGATAGAGGGGCGACGCGAGCAGCTACGCGCGGTGACTGAACGCTACAACCTTTGA
- a CDS encoding bifunctional nuclease family protein, with translation MAHEAEVVGVGTGSAPGGDVPAVILSVRGDYLPIFVSADQAQSIGTALEGEPFDRPLTHDLLVDILTEFGGAIDRVRIDDLRDGTFYAKVDAERYEDGEPERFVFDARPSDALALAVRIDCPIVVSDPVIDEAGRPSDSVHFDDGSREGR, from the coding sequence ATGGCACACGAAGCCGAGGTCGTCGGCGTCGGGACGGGGTCTGCCCCCGGCGGCGACGTACCGGCGGTCATCCTCTCCGTTCGCGGCGACTATCTCCCGATATTCGTCAGTGCCGATCAGGCCCAATCGATAGGAACTGCGCTCGAAGGCGAACCCTTCGACCGGCCGCTCACTCACGACCTCCTCGTGGACATCCTCACCGAGTTCGGCGGTGCGATCGACCGCGTCCGGATCGACGACCTCCGCGACGGCACCTTCTACGCCAAGGTCGACGCCGAGCGATACGAGGACGGCGAGCCGGAGCGGTTCGTCTTCGACGCCCGCCCGTCCGACGCGCTCGCGCTCGCCGTCCGGATCGACTGTCCGATCGTCGTCTCCGATCCGGTGATCGACGAGGCGGGTCGCCCGTCCGACTCCGTACACTTCGACGACGGCTCTCGGGAGGGACGCTGA
- a CDS encoding DUF123 domain-containing protein, translated as MSGDSEGGTYTLLVELSIPTTIEVGALGEHRLSAGTYAYTGSALGAGGFARVDRHRRTARGEHDVRHWHVDYLLGRDEARIDRVVRSVGVDAECAIAERLPAGPVDGFGASDCGCASHLAALGDGSEADTTPGSLVRNAHASVTPARGGQVDIVGGAEPARDE; from the coding sequence TGAGCGGGGACTCAGAGGGCGGGACGTACACGCTCCTCGTCGAGCTGTCGATTCCGACGACGATCGAGGTCGGCGCGCTCGGCGAGCACCGACTCTCCGCCGGCACGTACGCGTACACCGGGAGCGCACTCGGCGCGGGCGGGTTCGCCCGCGTCGACCGACACCGCCGGACCGCACGCGGGGAGCACGACGTGCGCCACTGGCACGTCGACTACCTGCTCGGACGCGACGAGGCGCGGATCGACCGAGTCGTTCGCAGCGTCGGCGTCGACGCCGAGTGTGCGATCGCAGAGCGACTGCCCGCGGGACCGGTCGACGGGTTCGGTGCCTCAGACTGCGGCTGCGCGAGCCACCTCGCCGCGCTCGGAGACGGTTCCGAGGCGGATACGACCCCCGGATCGCTGGTCCGCAACGCGCACGCGTCGGTCACGCCAGCGCGCGGCGGTCAGGTCGATATCGTCGGCGGAGCGGAGCCAGCGCGTGACGAGTGA